The DNA segment TTGACTTATGCATCTGTTGGTCGATGCATATATGAGGCTTGTGTTGCCATATGCTGAGTGCTTATGATCGAGGGACCTATCTTGTGGCTTTGTTTGATACCTTTGAAATTACCAATATATTCAAAAATAGGCAAAAAAAGGACTGATATTAGTCTGCACCTCTTGAAATGCAgatattctctttttgagaaggcaTGAAATTCTGATCTGTTTAACCTTGTTGGAAATTTTATTCCAAATTACGTAGGAATCAAAAGTCAAAAGGGTCCATTTCCTTTATGGTATTTAAACAAGAAGAAGGTCATTGTCCTGAATATTGGCTCAAGAGCAACAACAGGGATAGAATAAGATGTACTTAGCCATATTTGTACTAACATTTAAGGCAGTATCTAGCGTGCAACTAGTCATGTACAAATAAGAAAATCTTTTATTGTCAATTGGTGAATGAATGGAAATACTTGCATATAGTACTTAGTTTTTTTTTAGAGTTTGCATATGTAAATTAAGTTCCAACTTGTTAGGTGAGTCATTAcatcatatattttaatttttgtgTGCCATAGAAGACAATTGCCACATGTAGACCTTACAGTTGTTGGTATTGGGATTCCTTCAGTCTGTTGTTTCGTGGGAAGAACATTGTCCATGTGTACACATGGTTTTTGAGTTCTGTTGTGCAGTATCGTACCAACGTGGTGTTGGCTTGGCTGGTCTGTAGTTGGGCCAAGGGTATGCTGAAACACCCTTTACACATTATTGACATAAACCAATTAACTTTCCGACGTTGCCGTATTATTCGAGTTAGCCCATATCATGTTGCTCATTTCCTACATCGATATATGCCTGTTGAGAACGTTTCCTTGCTCATACGTAGATGATTTCCTACTTATCATCTGTGCCAACAACCTTACAAGTGCGATGCTTTCTATCAGCCATATTCTTGGATCTTGTcaccatttttttatttattttaatgtgcTAATTTTGTAAGTTTTGATATGTCTAACAAACCTCAATCAGGTTTTATCTTTAGTGTGGTTATTTCTTATAACCAGTTACCTCATGCAAACCTAAAGATATAGATAGTATGCTTTATGGAACATAGACTTAAATTTACATTATTTTCCATTTCTAAGTGCCCAGTAATTGATTTCTTTATAACCAGTTACCTCAGATGTAAACCTAGAGATATAGATAGTATGCTTTATGGAACATAGACTTCAGTTTACATTATTTTCCATTTCTAAGTGCCCAGTAATTGGTTTCCAGTGGCAACATTCAATTTCAAGCCATGATGAGTTCTAGATAAACTAAGCAGGCTTATCTCTTCTGTTTTTTATAGATTGTTTCCATTTTAATCTGTTTcagatattttttaaatgaacttgGATTTCTTTCTAGCCCTTTTTTTTATCCTAAATCATGCTTTCAGTTTTGATGAATTTCAACCATGCTGGCATGATATCAGCATGTGATCATGCTGTGTCAAGGATGCACCAACACATCATTTGGCATATTGTTCGCATGGTTGGCAGGCACTTTGCTTGATAATTCTGGAAGTACTGTGCACCTTACTACACAGCATTTACTGTGCACTCATATTGCAGCATGGGGCATGACAGTGAAAGTTTGATTCTTGCATAAAATATTTCTTCATTGTTCTTAGCTTCTCCTTTGGTCCATGACATCAGGATAATGCATTTCAACATGTTCCTGCATCAGTAGAATGTAAAGAAGTTGTTTCGGCTACTGGTACGGTGCAATATGGTTCTCCATCAACACCAGTGAATTCAGCTGGTGGTTCTGCCCAATCGGAGGTGTCAGGACACACATTTGTTTCAGAAGAAATTAACTCAATAGACTACAATGTCAGCGGCAATGGTGAGACAAAACCATTCATGTAACTTAAGAGTGACATGATAAACTTTGCATCCTTTAAATGCAATAACTTAAGAGTTTTGAAttccttgatatattttatttgccatttttaaaaaaaaatttggtaGGCATGGTCTTATTAATACATCAGGGTGGATGATGCTATTGGCCCTTCTGCATTATAGAATTCATATATATGCTTATGATTAGCTCatatcttcaaaattactaatCAATATCTTCAAAATTATTACATGTGACTGCCTCATGGTGTATGCTTAGAATCTAATACAGCTTCATTGGTATTCTAATTGCTGCCTGGAGACTACATTGTTTTCTTATCTTGCAGGTTCTGGTACATCTGTGTTAGGTAATTGCATTGAACTTCAGAATCATGAGTTGAGTCTTCATGAGATCAACACACTAGAATGGGAAGAACTAGTTGGATCTACTGCAAATAACAATGCACCAATAGTTTCTCTAGGTCTATCTAATGTTACTTCTGGTAATGATCATGGTTGTGTTGACCAATTAAAAGATCAGGAGATCACATTGGTGCCATTCAAGACAGGAAATCCAAATCCTCCAGTGGCAGAATTTAATTTGGATGTTGCAGTTTGCAGTGAAAATGCAAACATTTATAATGCTGATGTCCTTCTTACTCAGAATAGTTTTGGAAGCTGgaactgcataaatgatgattctCTTGGTTTGATAGACGATACGCAACTTCAACCTAAAAGTTTGACTGGTGATGAGGCCAGTCCAATTGCGACCTCATTAGGAGATCATATTTTTAATGTAACTGACATCTCACCTTGCTGGTCTTATTGCACAGAGAATACAATGGTACGTTTTAATTATTTGGCTTTTTTTTTCTCCAAGCTCCACTTAATGTTGCATGGGCCCCACTGGGCTCGCATTTTCGGATGTCAAACTTGCTGGCTCACAATTGCTTAATAGTAATTCTGTTTTTTTAATGTGTCCAAACCATAAAAAAATTTGTCTAAGAGAAAATTATCACTTCAATATTTTGTTATTTCAAGTACACTAACAGTTTTTAAATTTTAACAATTAAATCAATGAAAGTTAAGGTGGTGTAGCATGTACAAATAGTAGCTCTAAATGTGCAAAGGTTAATTAACTTAGAAGGACCTGTCATATAAGACTTGTTAAGAaataaaaagaatgaaaaaatGTGATGAACCATGGATTTAAAAAGCTCATTGCCCTCAATGGGGCAAAATAGAAGTGTGAAATCTGGTAGAATTATTTGGACAAATAAATTTAGAGCAAGGTatacaatatcgtaccataccggtgtttcgaggttggctcggtatggtacggtacaagcataccgagcggtacaccagggtataccgaacggtataccaggGCTTACCGAGTGATTTCCTCTTACTATAGCACTAtagcactatagcactgctacagtgtattatagtgtaacactgtagcactgtccgtccggtagcaggcggtccgcgtaccggtatgctgtcggaccggtacataccgcccgtactggacggcaccattcgaaattgcataccatgatttATAGTACATAAACAGATACTAACCAATTGGTGGTTAATCTTTTTGGAGATATGCCATATATAATAAGGTTTGTAATTTCGGTCTATATCGGTGTACCAACCAATGGTTGGTACGGTACATACCGAGGCGTATCGACAGTATGccaaaacaaaatataaataattctaaaaatacctttaaaatagaaaaaaaaaattggattaaGGTTttaaagttgaaaataaatataaatttagtataattttagtgaaaataatctaaattaggaaagaatagtaacACATCTTTTTTGGACTTTGAAGAGTAGCTTTGTGGTATGTTTTGAACtgtccttccgttaatattgaattatctataaaaaaataatttgaattgttagatgtaAGTGAGAATGAATTTGAGAGAGTTGCAGAAATTGAGAGAGTGATATAAGTTGAAAGAGGATGAAGGGCGTGGGGGGTGGGGGTTTGAAAGGGTTTAAAAATCTTTTCCTATGGttcaaacggtcaatttgaccgtttgaaATAGAGCGATCTTCGCCCTTGattggtaacgatcgaaatttcgatcgttaccgtccGGTACAGAACTCGTATCGCTCGATACGAGGTCAAGTTATGATTATATCCGGGAGAGGGCGGCCCGCATACCGGTCACCTATCGGATCAGTACGTTCCGCCCATACCGAATGGTATGGGTTGATATTGCAAACCttgatatctatatatatatatgtgtatatatatatatatgtatatatgtatacgtgtatatatatatatgtatatatgtatacgtgtatatatatatatgttcatgtacatgtatatatacatatatatgtacatgcatatatacatacatgtatgtatccaCTAGCATGAAAGAGAAAAAAGTCAGGGTCATCTTTAAGTTCATCATACTTCTGGTGTAATATTCTTGTCATAAATACTATATCCAATTGAGATATAGTTTAGttgtatgtacatgtacatattttATACACAGTTTTTGGTAAAATATATACACTGTTTAATTACATTCCATGACCTTCAATCTCAACTAGGACACTATATCGATAAGATGTAAGATATGTACTCCATTGTATATGATTTCTCCTGTACTCATATTCTGGCAGCTTATTGTTCTGAAAAAAACAATTTGCAGGTCCTAATTGTTGGATATTTTGGTGAATCAAAGAAGcacctaatatcatcaaacaTCTACTATGTCTTAGGTGAGATATGTGCCAAAGCAGAGATGGTACAACCTGGTGTCTATCGGTGCATGGCATTTCCACAGCCACCTGGTCTTGTGAATCTTTTTTTGACTCTGGATGGCCACACACCAATtagccaagttttgagctttgatTATCGACTTTTACCTAATACTCAAATGGATGGTCCAGTCACTTCATCAGAAGACAATTATAACAAATTAAAGTGGGAAGATTACCAGGTGCAGAAGAGACTTGCCTATTTACTGTTTACTACATCGAACAATATGTCCATTTTATCTAGCAGGATACCACCGAAATCCCTGAATGAAGCAAAAAGATTTGCATCACTCACCTCTCCTTTAGTTGAAAAGGAttggataaatttgttaaaactgGATAGCGCTGATGGGGTCTCATCTGCATCAACTAGAGAAGACTTACTTGAGGTGGTTTTAAGAAATAAGTTTCAAGAGTGGCTTTTGCTAAAGGTTGCTGAAGGTTGTAAAACAACTGACCTTGACAGTCAAGGTCAGGGAGTCATACATTTATGTACTATTCTAAATTATACATGGGCAATTCGTCTATATTTGTTGTCAGGCTTGTCCTTGGACTTCCGGGATATTCATGGTTGGACAGCATTGCATTGGGCTGCATCCTTGGGAAGGCACGTAGTCTGCACTTAATTTGAAGAATGCTTTATTGGCATATTTACATATATTTTCATATATTtggatattttcttatttttctaacAGTATTTGCTTGATGGTATAATCACTAAAGgacatatagttttttttttttcatggtgGAAAGTTTTTTCTTCCAGACTCTATTTTACTAAGATTGTTGAACATATGTTGAAATTGTTCCACTCAGGGAAAAAATGGTTGCAGCTCTTTTATCCGCTGGAGCAAATCCTAGCTTGGTTACAGATCCGACTACAGAAAGCCCTGGAGGATGGACCGCTGCTGATCTGGCATCAAAACAAGGTTATGAAGGCTTGGCAGCATATCTTGCAGAAAAAGGACTATCTGCACATTTTGAGGCTATGTCATTGTCAGGGAACATAACTACTCAAGGAAGATCTATATCAGTTACCATAGATAACTCTGAGAACCTTAGCGAGCCAGAActatgcctgaaagaatcattagcaGCATACAGGAATGCTGCTGATGCAGCTGATCGTATACAATCCGCAATGAGGGAGCGTGCCCTAAAGTTACAAACAAAAGCAGTTCAGTTGGTCAAACCTGAGATGGAAGCAACCCAGATAATTGCTGCTCTGAAGATCCAGCATGCCTTTCATAATTATAACAGACGAAAGATGATGAAGGCTGCTGCACGCATACAAAGCCATTTCCGCACTTGGAAGACACGGAGGGATTATATTAACATGCGTAAAAAGGCTGTTAAGATACAAGTAAGTTGAGATTTAAGAAAATCCTCTTTTATTGTGGCTTGTGCTGACTATGTTTTTAAGGACAAGCAAAATCAGCTTCTCTTTCTCGGAAGTAAGCGGGCTGAGTGTTGTACTCTAGCTTTTCAATAATTTCATGCTCTCCTCTTTCTAGTAGTTTCACTATTCATGAGGTTTTGTTCTAGAGGTGAAAATTATACATACTGATCTATATTTCCAAAAGCATCTGTTTTGTCGGCATTTTGGGTTATAATGTTAGTGTCTTTCTCCATGTTAGTTTCTGTCTATATTAGTCTCAACCAATTTATCAACAATATCTGAACAGGCTACCTTCAGAGGGCACCAAGTGAGGAAGCAATACCGCAAAATTGTTTGGTCAGTAGGAGTACTTGAGAAAGCAGTCCTTCGTTGGCGGTTGAAGAGAAAAGGTCTCCGTGGCATTCAAGTTGAACCCACAAAAGCAATGAAAGTGGATATGATGCCAGAAAGCACTGGAGAGGAGGATTTTTTTCGAATTAGTAGGAAACAAGCTGAAGAACGGGTGCAGAGATCAGTTGTACGAGTCCAAGCCATGTTTCGCTCATATCGAGCACAGCAAGAGTACCGAAGAATGAAGATGGCACACGAGCAGGCTGaggtaaattttcttttaagggatgCTTAGGCTGCTTCTATTATACATGAAATATACCTAAAGGTAGGCCAGCCGCCCAGGCCGGAGAAGGGCACAGAACTTTTCTGCAATGCTATATATGCTAACTTTTCTGCATACCTATCTTGCCTAACTTAAGAGATGATAAAAAACTTTTATAGCCAACTCAGACTTATCAAATTCCAACCCTCTTACATCTGTGGTCTCAACATGGCTGAGATACATTTCAATCAGAGGACTGTTCCTGGTCTTAGAGGGTTGGTGTATTGAGCATTATTGAAAATTTTGCTTGATTGTCTGTAGGTCAAGAGGGACTTAAATGCACAAAATTTGATAATCCAATGTTAGCACAATGGCCATATCTCAATAACCAAATATTTGGTGTATCTTGCGATGATAAAAGAATTCAACCCTGGTAAACTTGTCATCAGGTATTCTGATAGCAAGTGACAAACCCTGATTTTTTTAGTATTATTGCCTCAATAAggaataaaaatatattcttaaattttataaaatactatATGCTATGAGCAAAGCCAATTGGAACGGGGAGAGAGGGTGGCAATTTTGTTTAAGATTTAAAAGCTAGTTCAGTTGTGCCAATATTTAGAAGCTAGAATTAATTGAGAGTAGTATTAATGCATCAGCAACTTTCTCTGTCGTAACTTTCTTTTAAAGGCAGAGAATTTGGAGATGGCATTCAACTTGTCTCTGTACAGTGCTTCCAACATTTAAAAGCCAGCCCTAGGGATATCTAAAATGGAGAGGGTGGAGTACTAGTAGTGCAACAAGTCTCTTTTACCATCCAATTGATCCTACTACTGCAGCAACATTTTTCTCTGTTGCTGTTCAGTTGATCATTGTACAAGATTGTCAAGATTTAAAAGCTAGACGTAGAGACATTTGAATTAAAGTGATTGGGGGTGTATTAGTAATAACAgctttctcttttgttttctgaCTTATCACTGTATGACAACcaacattttgaaaaaaaaaggcTTAGAtacaagtagagagagagaggggaagagaAAGAACGAGAAGTGGAGCAGTGGTCATTCTCATTTTGATGTCAACAGAGGCTTTGATAGTGGCTAAGGTCCAAGAAAACTCATCTTTCTTTAGGCAAGCAGTGATAGGTGCCATGACAAAACTAAACTCTCTAATAAATCTCCTATAGAAAGAGACTAATATATGGAAACTTCGAATCTCAGAAAGAGTTTTAGGCTAAGGTCattctaaaatgatgataaaatgATGAAGCTTAGGAATAAGACGTGTTTGTTCATTATATTGAGATAGAGCTTAGCAACTCGAAGGATAGTAAGAACCTATCAAAGATGTTCTAAATTATTCTCTTTGGTCTTACTAaaaatcaagatatcatcaaagtAGATTACAACAAATTTACATATGTAGGGTTATAAAACTTGGTTCATGAAGCACATGAAAGTTCTTGGGGCATTAGATGGACCAAAGGGCATGATTAGCCATTCGTATAGGCCAATTGAGTTTTGAATGTTGTTTTTCATTCGTCGCCCGGTCTAATATGAATTTGGTGATATTTGCTTCTTAGGTTAAGTTTCGAAAATCAACTGCATCCAGCGAGAAGGTCTAGTATATCCTCTAGTCGAAGAATCAAGAAGTTATATTTGATTGTCATTTTGTTGATCACTCGTTTATCAACACATATCCTCAAAGACCCATCTTTCTTAGGGGTTAATATGGTAGGGACAATGCAAGGATTGAGGTTGTGTCGCATAAAGCCTTTAATTAAAAGTTTTTCAACTTGATTGTTTAACTTGGCCCTCTCCCTAGGATTCTTTCTATAATGTGGGAGATTAGGGAGCTATGATCCTAGAATAAGGTCAATAGCATATTGGATTTCCTATAAGGGTGGTGGCTCACTCAATAATTCCTAgg comes from the Musa acuminata AAA Group cultivar baxijiao chromosome BXJ2-8, Cavendish_Baxijiao_AAA, whole genome shotgun sequence genome and includes:
- the LOC135619004 gene encoding calmodulin-binding transcription activator CBT-like yields the protein MESGDSGLLAGAEIHGFRTSADLDVDKLMEDASSRWFRPNEVYAILSNYTLFKIQPQPIDNPASGRVLLFDRKMLRNFRKDGYNWKKKKDGKTVQEAHEKLKIGNEERIHVYYARSEDDPNFYRRCYWLLDRDLERIVLVHYRQTSEDNAFQHVPASVECKEVVSATGTVQYGSPSTPVNSAGGSAQSEVSGHTFVSEEINSIDYNVSGNGSGTSVLGNCIELQNHELSLHEINTLEWEELVGSTANNNAPIVSLGLSNVTSGNDHGCVDQLKDQEITLVPFKTGNPNPPVAEFNLDVAVCSENANIYNADVLLTQNSFGSWNCINDDSLGLIDDTQLQPKSLTGDEASPIATSLGDHIFNVTDISPCWSYCTENTMVLIVGYFGESKKHLISSNIYYVLGEICAKAEMVQPGVYRCMAFPQPPGLVNLFLTLDGHTPISQVLSFDYRLLPNTQMDGPVTSSEDNYNKLKWEDYQVQKRLAYLLFTTSNNMSILSSRIPPKSLNEAKRFASLTSPLVEKDWINLLKLDSADGVSSASTREDLLEVVLRNKFQEWLLLKVAEGCKTTDLDSQGQGVIHLCTILNYTWAIRLYLLSGLSLDFRDIHGWTALHWAASLGREKMVAALLSAGANPSLVTDPTTESPGGWTAADLASKQGYEGLAAYLAEKGLSAHFEAMSLSGNITTQGRSISVTIDNSENLSEPELCLKESLAAYRNAADAADRIQSAMRERALKLQTKAVQLVKPEMEATQIIAALKIQHAFHNYNRRKMMKAAARIQSHFRTWKTRRDYINMRKKAVKIQATFRGHQVRKQYRKIVWSVGVLEKAVLRWRLKRKGLRGIQVEPTKAMKVDMMPESTGEEDFFRISRKQAEERVQRSVVRVQAMFRSYRAQQEYRRMKMAHEQAELEFCDVDQLW